Proteins from a single region of Thiomicrorhabdus sp. Kp2:
- a CDS encoding sigma-54 dependent transcriptional regulator yields the protein MKPGKLLIVDDEKDIRSLMEEIFLEEGYQVETAANGVQAQNAWRNFLPDIIFLDVWMPDIDGISLLKQMQEEGVLDNTKVIMMSGHGTIETAIEATKLGAYDFLEKPLSLAKLIVTAERAIEHNQLNLENRQLKQKQPNHFLPIGKSKAVLQLRETIERLSKFTMPILVTGESGTGKHHFAEALHKTSLRQTNPYTHFHALDFNDLCLPENLEKLKKALREVHQGTMVIAHIEQLSKEAQAQLSNIVLKQCFQVDNNSDAICIDIRVIALTKHDLESDVDRKAFREDLYQRLKVMQIHIPALRQHTEDIPELIEYYVDHFVTFEGLEYRHFSVPAQNILRQHHWPGNLKELKNHIQRLLILGNNEVSDDEVKELLTSAQASNSLGEVVDTTLSLKEAKENFEARYLSQLLRESSGNVSETAKRSGVDRTNLYRKLKTLGIDPKNPQ from the coding sequence ATGAAACCTGGTAAATTACTGATTGTTGATGATGAAAAAGATATTCGCAGCTTAATGGAAGAGATCTTTTTAGAAGAAGGTTATCAAGTTGAAACCGCAGCCAATGGCGTACAGGCACAAAATGCTTGGAGAAATTTTCTTCCAGACATTATCTTTTTGGATGTTTGGATGCCAGATATCGACGGAATTTCACTTCTCAAACAGATGCAAGAAGAGGGGGTTTTAGATAACACCAAAGTCATTATGATGTCTGGACACGGCACGATTGAAACCGCGATTGAAGCCACAAAACTCGGTGCTTATGATTTTCTTGAAAAACCGCTCTCTTTGGCAAAACTGATTGTCACGGCCGAACGTGCCATAGAGCATAACCAACTTAACTTAGAAAACCGCCAGTTAAAACAAAAACAGCCAAATCACTTTTTACCCATAGGTAAAAGTAAAGCTGTGTTACAACTGCGTGAAACCATTGAACGTCTCTCTAAATTTACCATGCCGATTTTGGTGACTGGAGAGTCAGGCACAGGCAAACACCACTTTGCCGAAGCGCTTCACAAAACCAGCCTGCGTCAAACCAATCCTTATACCCATTTTCATGCTTTAGATTTCAACGATCTATGTTTGCCTGAAAACCTAGAAAAACTCAAAAAAGCCTTACGTGAAGTTCATCAAGGCACAATGGTTATCGCACATATTGAACAACTCTCTAAAGAGGCACAAGCTCAGCTTTCGAATATTGTTCTTAAACAATGTTTCCAAGTGGACAATAATAGCGATGCCATTTGCATTGATATTCGCGTCATCGCCTTAACCAAACACGACTTAGAAAGTGACGTAGACCGTAAAGCATTTAGAGAGGATTTATACCAGCGCTTAAAAGTCATGCAAATTCATATCCCTGCTTTACGTCAACACACTGAAGATATTCCTGAGTTGATTGAGTACTATGTGGATCACTTTGTGACATTTGAAGGCTTAGAGTATCGCCATTTTAGTGTCCCAGCGCAAAATATTCTGCGCCAACATCACTGGCCTGGTAACTTAAAAGAGCTTAAAAATCATATTCAACGCTTGCTCATTTTAGGTAATAACGAAGTCTCAGATGATGAAGTCAAAGAGTTATTAACCAGTGCCCAAGCCTCTAATAGTTTAGGTGAAGTGGTAGATACAACCCTCTCTTTAAAAGAGGCTAAAGAGAATTTTGAAGCGCGTTATTTAAGCCAATTATTACGCGAAAGCAGTGGTAATGTATCCGAAACGGCAAAACGTTCTGGGGTAGATAGAACCAATTTATACCGAAAATTAAAAACCTTAGGGATAGATCCTAAAAACCCTCAATAA
- the trkA gene encoding Trk system potassium transporter TrkA — translation MNIVILGAGQVGSSLAELLALESNDVTVVDLDRLQLQRLQDRLDIRTVVGHASHPDILNQAGLEDADMLIAATQNDETNILACYLAHSMYKTDKKIARVRGKSYLDHPELFDRSLNTYAIPIDVLISPEMLVTNYILQLIEYPGSLQVIDFAEGKVRLVAMRAYADGMLVGKQIRTLRDHLPSNIKARIVAVYRRGQVVMPTGDTVIKAGDEVFFLAEAAHIPIIVNELRRSKLRPSRRIMIAGGGHIGFSLAQALEKSHQVKLIDHNMQQAREVAEALDNTIIIHGDVSDKELLLEENIDEIDLFVAVTNNDEANIISGMLAKKLGVRRVIALVNNQSYVELIQRNSIDVAISADSITTSHLLHYTRKGDTVKVATLRKGAAEAMEVIAHGSENSSEIIGKKIGEIEWPSDITVGCIIRDEKVIIAHRDLEIKAEDHAILFLSNSENAAEIAKLFSPEEKRSWFS, via the coding sequence ATGAATATTGTAATTTTAGGTGCAGGACAAGTTGGTTCTTCGCTAGCAGAACTTCTAGCCTTAGAAAGTAACGATGTAACCGTTGTTGATTTAGACCGATTACAGTTGCAGCGCTTACAAGATAGGCTCGATATTCGTACCGTAGTTGGGCATGCCTCTCATCCTGACATTCTCAATCAAGCAGGTCTGGAAGATGCGGATATGTTGATTGCCGCCACACAAAATGATGAAACCAATATCCTCGCTTGCTATCTTGCTCATAGCATGTATAAAACCGATAAGAAAATCGCTCGTGTTCGTGGTAAATCTTACCTTGACCATCCAGAACTCTTTGATCGTTCTCTCAATACCTATGCCATTCCTATTGACGTACTCATTAGCCCAGAGATGCTGGTAACCAATTATATTCTGCAGCTCATCGAATACCCAGGCTCACTTCAGGTTATTGACTTTGCAGAAGGAAAAGTGCGTTTAGTGGCCATGCGTGCTTATGCCGATGGCATGCTGGTTGGCAAACAAATTCGTACATTAAGAGACCATCTACCCAGTAATATCAAAGCGCGAATTGTAGCCGTTTACCGTCGTGGCCAAGTGGTTATGCCTACTGGAGATACCGTGATTAAAGCGGGCGATGAAGTCTTTTTCTTAGCGGAAGCGGCTCATATCCCCATTATCGTAAATGAGTTGCGTCGCAGCAAATTACGCCCCTCTCGCCGAATTATGATTGCTGGAGGTGGCCATATAGGTTTTAGCTTGGCGCAAGCGCTAGAGAAGAGTCATCAAGTAAAGCTGATTGACCACAATATGCAGCAAGCCCGTGAAGTAGCCGAAGCGCTGGATAACACCATTATTATTCATGGCGATGTTTCCGATAAAGAGTTGCTGCTTGAAGAAAATATCGACGAAATTGACCTATTTGTTGCCGTTACCAATAATGATGAAGCGAATATTATTTCGGGTATGCTTGCCAAAAAGCTCGGGGTTCGTCGAGTGATTGCTTTAGTCAACAACCAATCTTATGTTGAACTGATTCAGCGCAACAGCATAGATGTCGCCATTTCTGCCGATAGTATCACCACTAGCCACCTACTGCATTACACTCGTAAAGGCGATACCGTTAAGGTAGCGACTCTCCGCAAGGGGGCCGCAGAAGCGATGGAAGTGATTGCCCACGGCAGTGAAAACAGCTCTGAAATTATTGGTAAAAAAATTGGTGAAATCGAATGGCCAAGCGACATTACGGTCGGCTGTATTATTCGCGATGAAAAAGTCATTATCGCCCACCGTGATTTAGAAATAAAAGCGGAAGACCACGCCATCTTATTTTTAAGTAATTCTGAAAATGCCGCAGAGATAGCCAAACTCTTTTCGCCAGAAGAAAAACGTAGCTGGTTTAGTTAA
- a CDS encoding TrkH family potassium uptake protein encodes MHSKIIFKVFGLLLMVYSISLLPPIMIALYYQDGGLWAFVQVLIGVLLTGLIIWYPVRNHSRELKIRDGFIVVVMFWTVLGFAGALPFYIDKDVPLSLTDSIFESFSGLTTTGATVIIGLDELPHAVLWYRQQLQWMGGMGIIVLAVAILPMLGIGGMQLYRAETPGPVKDTKIAPRISETAKALWYIYLGLTIVCAVSYWFAGMNWFDAFSHSFSTVAIGGFSTHDESIGYFNNINIEIIAMIFMFLSGINFALHFTAFRHLSPHSYFYDPEFKAYTGLLIGAAIIAIGYIHLQDVYPTWQEAVRYGLFQTISLATTTGFSNADFSMWPGFLPIMLIFMSFIGGSAGSTAGGMKVIRFILLFKQGMREISGLLHPNAVMPVKLSGKSIPEKVMTAVWGFFSVYVFTFAILMLIIMALGVDQVTAFSAIAAMMNNLGPGLGDVAANFQSMSDPVKWVLTFAMLLGRLEIFTLLVLFTAAFWRK; translated from the coding sequence ATGCACTCAAAAATCATCTTTAAAGTCTTTGGCCTACTCTTAATGGTATACAGCATTAGCCTGTTACCACCCATTATGATTGCACTCTATTATCAAGATGGAGGGCTGTGGGCCTTTGTACAAGTGCTAATTGGTGTTTTATTAACGGGTCTCATTATTTGGTATCCCGTCCGAAACCACTCTCGAGAACTTAAAATTCGTGATGGCTTTATTGTGGTTGTAATGTTCTGGACAGTACTTGGGTTTGCTGGAGCCTTACCGTTTTATATAGATAAAGATGTTCCTCTTAGTTTAACCGACTCTATCTTTGAATCCTTCTCTGGCTTAACCACCACTGGGGCGACCGTTATTATTGGCTTAGATGAGCTGCCTCACGCGGTACTCTGGTATCGCCAACAACTGCAATGGATGGGCGGTATGGGGATTATCGTTTTGGCCGTTGCCATCTTGCCAATGCTTGGCATTGGGGGCATGCAGCTTTACCGAGCAGAAACGCCAGGTCCCGTTAAAGACACCAAAATCGCACCGCGTATCTCAGAAACCGCCAAAGCGCTTTGGTATATCTATTTAGGCTTAACCATTGTTTGCGCAGTCAGTTATTGGTTTGCTGGAATGAATTGGTTTGACGCCTTTAGCCATAGTTTTTCTACCGTGGCCATCGGAGGCTTTTCAACACATGACGAGAGCATAGGTTACTTCAACAATATTAATATTGAAATCATCGCCATGATCTTCATGTTTTTATCAGGGATTAACTTTGCTCTGCACTTTACCGCGTTTAGGCACCTTAGCCCGCACTCCTATTTTTATGACCCTGAATTCAAAGCCTACACAGGCCTGCTTATTGGGGCGGCCATAATTGCTATTGGCTACATACATCTGCAAGACGTCTACCCAACTTGGCAAGAGGCCGTGCGTTATGGCCTATTTCAAACCATCTCACTGGCCACTACCACTGGTTTTTCCAATGCCGACTTCTCAATGTGGCCTGGCTTCTTACCTATTATGCTTATTTTTATGAGTTTTATTGGGGGCAGTGCAGGCTCAACCGCAGGTGGTATGAAAGTGATTCGTTTTATTCTGCTCTTTAAACAAGGTATGCGAGAAATCTCAGGACTACTACACCCAAATGCCGTTATGCCCGTAAAACTCAGTGGAAAAAGTATTCCAGAAAAAGTCATGACCGCCGTTTGGGGATTCTTTTCGGTCTATGTCTTTACCTTTGCGATTTTAATGCTCATTATTATGGCGTTGGGTGTTGATCAAGTTACTGCTTTCTCTGCTATTGCCGCTATGATGAATAACTTAGGCCCAGGTTTAGGTGATGTTGCTGCCAACTTCCAATCGATGAGTGATCCTGTTAAGTGGGTACTGACCTTTGCAATGTTATTAGGCCGACTTGAAATCTTTACCTTACTGGTTCTATTTACCGCAGCCTTCTGGAGAAAATAA
- a CDS encoding bifunctional 2-polyprenyl-6-hydroxyphenol methylase/3-demethylubiquinol 3-O-methyltransferase UbiG has protein sequence MSLEMAEKWDAKYAQCNLQTPANPCFVLKQHSRFLPFHGQALELACGLGGNARFLAQCGLKTHAWDISDNALTVLNNFASLNQLSITPLITDLEQMILPYQQFDVIVISRYLDRNQFKAIADALKPKGLLYYQTFLAPVQDNAPQNPDFYIQPGEFNQAWSNLETLVYGEGWLTNENTAEQGSNKHRYAWYVGRKQ, from the coding sequence ATGAGTTTAGAAATGGCTGAAAAGTGGGATGCAAAGTATGCCCAATGCAATTTACAAACCCCTGCAAACCCTTGCTTTGTTTTAAAACAGCATAGTCGCTTTTTGCCCTTTCACGGCCAAGCTTTAGAGCTCGCTTGTGGCCTGGGAGGCAATGCCCGTTTTTTAGCACAGTGCGGGCTTAAAACCCACGCTTGGGATATCTCTGATAACGCCCTTACGGTACTCAATAATTTTGCCAGTTTAAATCAACTCTCAATCACCCCACTCATCACCGATTTAGAGCAAATGATTTTGCCTTATCAACAGTTTGATGTCATTGTGATTAGCCGTTATTTAGACCGCAACCAATTCAAAGCGATTGCCGATGCCCTAAAACCTAAAGGCCTACTCTATTACCAAACCTTTTTAGCGCCCGTGCAAGACAATGCGCCACAGAACCCAGATTTTTATATTCAACCAGGAGAATTCAACCAGGCCTGGTCAAACCTAGAAACCCTAGTTTACGGTGAAGGCTGGTTAACCAATGAAAACACCGCAGAACAAGGCAGCAACAAACATCGCTACGCTTGGTATGTGGGTCGTAAACAATGA
- a CDS encoding DMT family transporter, which translates to MTEKTSLSAFNIGLLLAIIGTALFSLKSIFIKLAYAQGLDTDSVLMLRMAIALPIYLGVLFWLTKQQNVPDNLSSKIVKITFLGFIGYYLSSWFDLKGLEMISAQLERLTLFTYPIMVALLGALFFRTPLTRKVILSLIITYSGLLLVFYKELSLEGENVILGTLLVALAALSFSFYVLFGKQEIQKMGSVWFTGLAMSISSLFVLIHFTIFNDYSDLHVTAMAWVWLVLLAVFSTVIPSFMISEAIHRIGPAQTGIVGSLGPIMTMGLAIWILNEPFTLWHAMGMALVVGGISFLSYRGKNKSE; encoded by the coding sequence GTGACCGAAAAAACTTCACTCTCCGCTTTTAACATCGGTTTACTCTTAGCCATAATCGGCACGGCGCTCTTCTCGTTAAAATCCATATTCATTAAACTCGCCTACGCCCAAGGCTTAGATACCGACAGCGTGCTTATGTTACGCATGGCCATCGCCTTACCTATTTACCTAGGCGTTTTATTTTGGTTAACCAAACAACAAAACGTACCCGACAACCTCTCATCCAAAATAGTAAAAATCACCTTTTTAGGTTTTATTGGCTATTACTTATCCTCCTGGTTTGACCTAAAAGGCCTTGAGATGATTAGTGCTCAGTTGGAACGATTAACCCTCTTTACCTACCCCATTATGGTGGCCTTATTGGGCGCGCTGTTTTTTAGAACTCCACTGACTCGTAAAGTAATTCTCTCATTAATCATCACTTACTCAGGACTTCTATTAGTCTTCTATAAAGAGCTATCGCTAGAGGGTGAAAACGTCATTCTCGGCACACTCCTGGTTGCACTCGCCGCCCTCTCATTCTCGTTTTATGTACTGTTTGGCAAACAAGAAATCCAAAAAATGGGCAGCGTTTGGTTTACAGGCCTGGCAATGAGTATTTCCAGTCTATTTGTACTGATTCACTTCACAATATTCAATGACTATTCCGATTTACACGTCACCGCAATGGCATGGGTTTGGCTGGTTTTATTAGCCGTATTTAGCACCGTCATCCCCAGCTTTATGATTAGCGAAGCCATTCACCGAATAGGCCCAGCACAAACAGGTATTGTAGGTTCTCTAGGGCCAATAATGACCATGGGATTAGCCATCTGGATTCTAAACGAACCCTTTACCCTTTGGCATGCCATGGGAATGGCATTAGTGGTAGGCGGAATTTCCTTTTTAAGTTATCGGGGCAAAAATAAAAGTGAATAA
- a CDS encoding Gfo/Idh/MocA family oxidoreductase, with the protein MRKITVAMVGLGRIGGKFYQQFTSMKPEHVEIIGISEPNMDNPLLQDANDRGIPNFSEYEEMLQKFGTDIDIIMDTSNRPEIKHGIRQQLQETGNQHTVLVPMVVDYLMWYLLPGAGDIQQSHHEDIGY; encoded by the coding sequence ATGAGGAAAATAACCGTAGCAATGGTTGGTTTAGGGCGTATTGGGGGTAAATTTTATCAGCAGTTCACCAGTATGAAACCTGAACATGTTGAGATTATTGGTATTAGTGAGCCTAATATGGATAACCCTCTACTGCAAGATGCGAATGATCGCGGTATTCCAAACTTTTCTGAGTATGAAGAGATGCTACAAAAATTTGGTACCGATATTGATATCATTATGGACACATCAAATCGCCCAGAGATAAAGCATGGGATTCGCCAACAATTGCAAGAAACGGGTAATCAGCATACTGTGCTGGTTCCAATGGTGGTTGATTACTTAATGTGGTATTTATTACCAGGAGCTGGTGACATTCAACAATCACACCATGAAGATATCGGTTACTAA
- a CDS encoding CHAD domain-containing protein, translating into MKANLEKLNRALLRYITMADSDAKQVKILHDIRVTARKLIVVMHPDDMLTLGLKKLIQSSNKLRDLDVFTSEILPLFPKKLHTAFKDIKLVLQDTRVEMNHDFKSLVGSEWLDDLPQTQGLSFITQQQSEANLSRHQMPLNEIEKRLKKSIRELNLLDLEDKQLHKIRLVIKRLHYQLERFYPKEKRSIALTKRMQEKLGTFHDFYQAIKLLKQHKEQIKAKAYKTAIGFLEEQKNQTIKELRKDIRKRL; encoded by the coding sequence ATGAAAGCCAATTTAGAGAAATTAAACCGTGCCCTTTTGCGCTATATCACTATGGCGGATAGTGATGCTAAACAAGTTAAGATTTTGCATGATATACGAGTCACGGCACGCAAATTGATTGTTGTAATGCATCCCGATGACATGCTGACTCTGGGTTTAAAAAAGCTAATTCAGTCGAGTAATAAACTACGTGATTTAGATGTCTTTACCAGTGAAATCTTGCCACTATTTCCTAAGAAACTTCATACGGCATTTAAAGACATTAAACTTGTTTTACAAGATACAAGAGTTGAGATGAACCATGATTTTAAGAGTTTAGTGGGCTCTGAATGGCTTGATGATTTACCCCAAACTCAAGGCTTATCGTTCATTACTCAGCAGCAGAGTGAAGCAAATTTAAGTCGTCATCAAATGCCGTTAAACGAAATTGAAAAACGCTTAAAAAAATCCATTAGGGAATTAAACTTATTAGACTTAGAAGACAAACAGTTACATAAGATTCGTCTGGTTATAAAACGTTTGCACTATCAATTAGAACGCTTTTACCCAAAAGAAAAGCGATCCATCGCTTTAACAAAACGGATGCAAGAAAAGCTTGGTACATTTCATGACTTTTACCAAGCAATCAAACTTCTAAAACAGCATAAAGAACAGATTAAAGCGAAAGCGTACAAAACCGCTATTGGGTTTTTAGAAGAACAAAAAAACCAAACCATTAAAGAGTTACGTAAAGATATTCGTAAACGTCTATAA
- a CDS encoding DMT family transporter codes for MNQQSLIQVSLLTLLSMVAFSANAIICRWALDHQLIDPMSFTSLRLGSAALVLFAVMTWFYWRKSKVNQKSIPEAPNKISRGSWQAAIVLFVYAMTFSYGYVAISTATGALLLAGIVQLTILGYAVHKGEKLHLAEWIGVGLALIGLIYLVYPKLTTSSWWGLVMMSMSAFTWALYTINGRKSANPLSDTAFNFYRTIPMIVIASGLSVWLTEETFLTNRGVWLAIVSGGVTTGLGYILWYSALPKISSSMASSSQLLVPLIAAFGATWLIDEPITMTFMVAALLMLTGLGLVVHGRNQHRKAANKPL; via the coding sequence ATGAATCAACAATCCCTCATTCAAGTTTCCCTATTAACCTTGCTTTCAATGGTGGCATTTTCCGCCAACGCGATAATCTGTCGTTGGGCGTTAGATCATCAGCTAATTGACCCAATGAGTTTTACCAGTTTACGTTTAGGTTCAGCCGCGCTCGTTTTATTTGCGGTTATGACTTGGTTTTATTGGCGCAAATCGAAAGTCAACCAAAAGAGTATCCCTGAAGCTCCTAATAAAATCAGCCGTGGTAGTTGGCAAGCCGCCATTGTTTTATTTGTATATGCAATGACCTTCTCCTATGGTTATGTGGCAATTAGCACCGCAACAGGCGCATTACTGCTTGCAGGTATTGTGCAGTTGACTATATTGGGCTACGCCGTTCATAAGGGTGAAAAGCTTCATCTTGCTGAGTGGATAGGGGTTGGGCTGGCCTTAATTGGGTTGATTTATTTGGTTTACCCAAAACTAACAACCTCATCTTGGTGGGGGTTGGTCATGATGAGTATGTCGGCTTTTACTTGGGCGCTTTATACCATTAATGGACGCAAATCAGCCAATCCATTGTCAGATACAGCCTTTAATTTTTACCGAACCATTCCGATGATAGTGATTGCGAGCGGCTTGAGTGTTTGGCTAACCGAAGAGACGTTTTTGACTAATAGAGGTGTATGGTTGGCAATTGTCTCTGGCGGAGTGACCACAGGGTTAGGTTATATCTTATGGTATTCGGCCTTGCCTAAAATTTCATCAAGCATGGCATCGTCATCACAGTTGTTAGTGCCATTAATTGCCGCTTTTGGCGCCACTTGGTTAATTGATGAACCGATTACCATGACCTTTATGGTCGCCGCACTACTCATGCTAACTGGGTTAGGCCTGGTTGTTCATGGTCGAAACCAACATCGCAAAGCGGCAAATAAACCTTTATAG
- a CDS encoding lysophospholipid acyltransferase family protein — MSQQSAKKPENQQAWLGAILKGLIRFLSWMPLRLNHALGSALGVLLYWIPNSNRRIAQINIQQVYSDRSPQQQQALLKANLKETAKAFMELGPAWCWSSEKLLKQVVEIKGKDLVEQAVAKEKGVVFLGPHIGSWELIATYLSVLYPSTILYRPPNVPSVETFMVNARGRFGATMVATDGRGVRSLMKALKNKEVTAILPDQDPGESGGVYAPFFGRPARTMTLVSKLLQKTDSACLFVVMKRLPKGQGYALHFLPAQHEVASEEAEVATQALNQGVEQCIAIAPEQYLWSYKRYRKPPAEVADIYKK, encoded by the coding sequence ATGAGTCAGCAATCAGCCAAAAAACCAGAGAATCAACAGGCCTGGTTAGGAGCGATTTTAAAAGGATTGATACGCTTTTTAAGTTGGATGCCGTTGCGACTAAACCACGCTTTAGGTTCTGCATTGGGCGTTTTGCTCTATTGGATTCCCAACAGTAATCGCCGTATTGCCCAGATTAATATTCAACAGGTCTATTCAGACCGCTCTCCACAACAGCAACAGGCTCTGCTTAAAGCGAACTTAAAAGAGACCGCAAAAGCCTTTATGGAATTAGGGCCTGCTTGGTGTTGGTCAAGCGAAAAACTGTTAAAACAAGTTGTAGAAATAAAGGGTAAAGATCTCGTTGAGCAAGCGGTAGCTAAAGAAAAAGGGGTTGTCTTTTTAGGCCCGCATATCGGTTCTTGGGAGTTGATTGCCACTTATCTTTCGGTGCTATACCCATCTACTATTCTCTATCGTCCCCCCAATGTTCCTTCGGTTGAAACTTTTATGGTTAACGCCAGAGGTCGATTTGGGGCGACTATGGTGGCTACTGATGGCCGCGGGGTGAGAAGTTTAATGAAGGCCTTAAAAAATAAAGAAGTCACGGCTATTTTACCTGACCAAGATCCAGGTGAATCTGGTGGTGTTTATGCCCCTTTTTTTGGTCGCCCTGCTAGAACCATGACTTTAGTCAGCAAGTTGTTACAAAAAACCGATAGCGCTTGTCTGTTTGTGGTGATGAAGCGCCTTCCAAAAGGGCAAGGTTATGCTCTGCACTTTTTGCCTGCACAACATGAGGTTGCAAGTGAAGAGGCTGAGGTTGCAACTCAGGCTTTAAACCAGGGAGTTGAGCAATGTATTGCCATTGCACCAGAACAGTATTTATGGTCATACAAACGTTACCGTAAACCACCTGCTGAAGTCGCCGATATCTATAAAAAATAA
- a CDS encoding tRNA 2-thiocytidine biosynthesis TtcA family protein, protein MTQTTIENDSATKLTKKERTKDWIKPPKSIMKLVGRAMAQYKMLRDGDRVLLGLSGGKDSMALLVILKHLQRHAPVKFELAACTIDPEIPGFDPSPLKEWCAKMEVPYFYESEDMVGLAEERMKGDSFCSFCARQKRGILYSVCRREGYNVLALAQHLDDLAESFIMSAFNAGQLRTMKAHYLNDDEDVRIIRPLVRVRENQTRDFAIAAELPVIEDNCPACYAKPQARAETKELLLAQEQKNKHLYANLWRAMQPLIADDNHEGQADLTTIASEKNTEQTDGIDL, encoded by the coding sequence ATGACACAAACCACCATTGAAAACGATTCAGCCACAAAATTAACTAAAAAAGAACGTACCAAAGATTGGATTAAGCCACCTAAATCGATTATGAAATTAGTAGGCAGAGCTATGGCACAATACAAAATGTTGCGTGACGGCGATAGAGTGCTTTTGGGTCTATCTGGCGGTAAAGATTCGATGGCTCTGCTCGTGATATTGAAACACCTACAACGTCACGCACCTGTAAAGTTTGAGTTGGCGGCTTGTACGATTGACCCTGAGATTCCAGGGTTTGATCCTTCGCCATTAAAAGAGTGGTGTGCCAAAATGGAGGTGCCATATTTTTATGAATCGGAAGATATGGTGGGCCTGGCAGAAGAGCGCATGAAAGGCGACTCATTTTGCAGTTTTTGCGCACGCCAAAAGCGTGGAATTTTATATTCCGTTTGTCGTAGAGAAGGTTATAACGTCTTGGCTTTGGCGCAGCATTTGGATGATTTGGCCGAAAGCTTTATTATGTCGGCTTTTAATGCAGGTCAACTACGCACCATGAAAGCCCATTATCTGAATGATGATGAAGATGTAAGAATCATTCGCCCATTAGTACGTGTGCGAGAAAATCAAACTCGTGACTTTGCCATTGCCGCAGAGCTACCCGTTATTGAAGACAACTGCCCAGCCTGTTACGCCAAACCACAGGCGCGTGCAGAAACCAAAGAGTTGTTATTGGCTCAAGAGCAAAAAAACAAGCATCTTTACGCCAATCTTTGGCGTGCCATGCAACCGTTGATTGCCGACGATAACCACGAAGGGCAAGCCGATTTAACGACCATAGCCTCAGAAAAGAACACTGAACAAACGGACGGGATTGATTTGTAA
- a CDS encoding DUF3616 domain-containing protein, with amino-acid sequence MRLLFLLLSTYILLFSANGYAVQQIAKPINQAWLISQNLQVDNLNISGIALPYGFMALATDEGNQLQILKPAVKNHWQNHSTITLSNTPDELDIEALAWQEPYLYALGSHSAKRKKIKSNKTQKENVKRLTQTSPEPARQQLFRIELKSNAQPKSIQILSLQKFIENDPILKAFSGIPSKENGIDLEGLAIDQKARLLIGFRGPVLRGNIVPIMRIKLAKNAFKVKESKTIFIETSGTGVRGIAEIPNSNQFLVLTGAMGDQPLPYQVALWDGDNAIPGADANPSIKLLCDLPVSKGKAEGVQFIKQTKEKIEFLVVFDGLENGQPTAFECSK; translated from the coding sequence ATGCGCTTACTTTTCTTATTATTATCAACTTATATTCTGCTCTTTAGTGCTAACGGTTATGCAGTACAGCAAATTGCCAAACCAATTAACCAGGCCTGGTTAATTTCACAGAACTTGCAAGTAGATAATTTGAATATCAGCGGAATTGCTTTACCTTACGGTTTTATGGCGCTGGCGACCGATGAGGGTAACCAGCTCCAGATTTTAAAACCTGCTGTCAAAAATCATTGGCAAAACCACAGCACAATCACGCTAAGCAACACCCCCGATGAGTTGGATATTGAAGCACTTGCCTGGCAAGAACCCTATTTATATGCTCTAGGTTCACACAGTGCAAAACGCAAAAAAATCAAAAGCAATAAAACTCAAAAAGAGAATGTAAAACGACTTACGCAAACCAGCCCAGAACCCGCCAGACAGCAACTGTTTCGCATTGAATTAAAGTCCAATGCTCAACCTAAATCTATTCAAATACTATCTTTACAAAAGTTCATTGAAAATGACCCTATCCTAAAAGCTTTTTCGGGCATTCCCAGTAAAGAAAACGGCATTGACTTAGAAGGTCTTGCAATTGATCAAAAAGCGAGGCTTCTCATCGGTTTTAGAGGCCCTGTTTTAAGAGGTAATATTGTGCCGATAATGAGAATAAAACTGGCTAAAAATGCTTTTAAAGTCAAAGAGTCTAAAACGATTTTTATTGAAACCAGCGGTACAGGAGTGAGAGGCATTGCCGAAATTCCAAATAGCAATCAATTTTTAGTCTTAACGGGAGCTATGGGTGACCAACCCTTGCCTTATCAAGTCGCTCTGTGGGATGGAGACAATGCCATACCTGGCGCCGATGCTAACCCATCAATTAAACTCCTTTGTGACTTGCCTGTTTCAAAAGGCAAGGCTGAAGGCGTGCAATTTATTAAGCAAACTAAAGAGAAAATTGAATTTTTAGTGGTGTTTGATGGCTTAGAAAACGGGCAACCAACTGCTTTTGAGTGCAGCAAATAA